The sequence gctgctggacttgggctggaaaaagaagaagagaaaacttgttccttcttctttcgttcttACTTCTCGTGTGCATTTATACCAACTCCTGCtggaggccagcagcagcagccactaaTAAGAGCCACACAGTCCGCCCAGCCAccaccgaccgaccgaccgaccaactttttccttttgcccgacaaaaagaaaaagatgaagatgaagaagagaaaaaagtggtTTACAGTTAGACGTTTGGTTGCCCAGCATCTCCCACTGGCCAGCACGTCGCACTGATTGATTCACGCCGCGGACCTTGGCGCTGGGACGTCATCCATTATTCCTGCCCGTCTGattattcttattctctttcctattctttctctctttttatttctgcgCCCAATTGCGCAACCAGGCGCCCTTGCCGATTGCTAGCCGGCCGACGCAATTCGATTATTCGCTCACGCCGAGTAAAAGTCTATTTCGCCAAAAAATCAAGTCCGTCTGTCcgtccgccgccgccgttgtgctgctgctgcggctgcaacgtcagcacagcacagccaaAAGCGATGCCTTTTGATTGATGCTGCTCCTGTGTCTGCTGTAtactgctgtgctgctgctggacgaatAAAgcagaagaaggagaagaagaagaagaagaagaaaacacaaacaagCAAAGTAGTACCGACTGGACTGCAGTCGGGCGAAAGCTTTGGCAATCAAAAGGCGGCCGGTTGCCAAGGTAACCAAAACCTTGGGAGATGGGAGACGAagagtaagaagaagaagaagaaaaaaaggagataagatgatgatgaagagagtctgtgctgtgctgttgctCTTTGATGgaacagcccagcagcagcagcagctcacgaaaagaaaaaggtcgcCGCCGGCCTTGTTGTTTGTGCTCCGTGATGAATATCACCTGACCCCTTTTGAAAATCACAACAACATATCCCAGCAGCAGACGGGCGGCAGGGCCAGCCAAAATATGTAGGCCCACCAACCAaccaaataacaaaagaaaacgaaaaagtaaaGACAAAACTGACCGATTTGAAAGGCGTCGGACGGTTTGCCGCCGATCAACGACGTCGCCAACACAACGGCCAACACCAACCAGCGACCGGCGTTCACGGCCATcaccattattattatttcgtcgTGAAAATATCAAAACACACAACACGAAAcgagacacacacacttttctttcttttcactttGGAATCCAACGGCCggacacgacgacgacaattTAATCCGATAATCTTCTGGCCCCAGTCGAAATTTCTGAATTCAAAGTTTACACGAAATTCAGAGTGCTGGCCAACGAGTTTtcaggttttttattttctcggtaacacaacaacacacacaacaacacaacaacaaaaaaacgatcgtgaatttcaagtttttctcAGTTCAAAACGGGATTGGCTGGCACTGGCACTGCCCGTCGTTCATCGCTGACGAAACTTTCACCCAACATTCAACTTGTTgtcgatgttgttgttgttgttgttacaacAGGAAGAATTGTCGCATGTTGTTGATCACCCGCACAAAATgtcgaacaagaaaaaaacacgggACACAACACACGGGACGAGACAACAACTGGAACGCGGTGGCACAATCACGACGTGAACTTCATTACGATCGATTCGTTTGGACCAaaagtgaaatgaaaaaatgtttgaacgaagctggaggggggggggaatgattGAGAGAGAGttcgtgtgtgctgtgctgggtgGGAGAGACGTGTCCCGTCCGATGGCCGACAATGTTGAGCCCCAACTGACGGACAAGGACCAACCGACCACCAGTCCaacccaaaagtaaaagagagagagacggccaCTACGTATACACACCcaaagagctgctgctgctgctgctagtcttttggctgctgcctaaacttaacacacacacacacacgagagagagagagtctataaGCTCCGCCTCCTTTCTCTCTTAACAAGCTCCGCCTTCCTCTCATTGGCCGTCGACCAAATAAAAGCCGCTTAACCCCCTCACAGTCCCTTTTGCCCACCACCAACTTAACCGCCGTAACTGCACACAAGCTCCTTGTTTCTCTATCTGTCTACTATCTCTCTATTTAAACTAGAGTTGAGCGAATTGAACTCAAATTTGCTTGGTCATCGTCAATAACTGCAAACAAGCTGCTAACCACGCATGTTAACCAGCCCAGGATTAGCGAATGAAGGGGGATTAGCGTCGTTAATCCGTTCACCACCAATTGCTCCGTCGCCATTATCGATGGACACGAGTCGTCGTGTTGTTTTCTACGAATATGTAACACGAACTATTTCCATTTGGGGCTCTAACCTTTTGAACTTTTCAGCGCAGATTTGGAATattattagaaaataaaaaagaagccaCAACTTTGTATCGGACGCGCATTCCTCTATTCCCCTCAGATGAATcaattttccaacttttttttttccacttgaTTAGAGTTGACAGTAGCGGTGTGCCTTGGTAgcagaaggaaagaaatagaaaaggtGGACACACAACACAATGAAAAAGGCGAcgggaatttgtttttcagagTCTCGCGGATGGACGTCGCGACAGTCTCCAGAGTCGATCGGCACACTCCCTTCAAGTCCCCGctttaaaaattgttctttttttattatattcctttttctttcttttctctctgtgtttAGTGTATAGATTTATTTGTCCTGTATTATATTATTAGGCGCTGCCGCCCGagcttatttctatttttattcttcttcccaTTCAAAAAGACCGCGCGCCACCCAATTGGATTTGGCTGACACACCACAcacaatgtgtgtgtgtgtgtgtgtgtttgcagtCGTCTCTATTTTCTACTACTGTGGTATGTATCTGGTGGTTGCGATTAATTCCCTGTGCGCGAATTTGGTCGGCTCGACCAAAAAACGTCGTTTCTTCCTGTCCGAATCCGTCCAGCCAAAATATTTCCGATTGCGCCAATTGGCAAGAGTGTCATCTAGCGTCCACATTTGGCACTGTGACTCATCCAAATGAACAAAGTTGCTGATGTGCTTATTATTGATCGTGAAATGATATATATATTGAAACGCGTGATTCATCATTCCGCAAGCACATGACGGAATCGCAGGCAGAGAATGACGTGTTGTAATTTCAATTTCCTCGAACGTTCGTTGCGGTCGGGAATCCGGTGCGGCAACGCCTGACTGCCACTCGTCGCTCTCGGTGTGTGTGTcacacttttttcttctgctggAGAATCggatttgaaataataaaaaagagccaCGAGAGACATTATAACAtagattaattaataaaataaaaacaatggcGACGGCCGACGATGTGCAGGTTTCGCCAGTCACATCCGGTAGTAGTAATCCTCTCGTCCAATTGCTTCAACACCAAACCAAAGTGAGTCGAATATGTTTGGGTGacgacatccattaacattgGTATCTCTTTGATGTTTACATTATACCCGTCGTCGTCTCCACTGACGCAAGTCTGATGATTCCGATTAATCTTGTTGATCCCCACAGGCAGCGGATATCGTCAAGGAGAAGGTGAAGAAATTGACAAAGTTCAAGGAAGACTATGAAGCCCTCAAAGCCAGATTGGAATCACTGCCTGACAAAGTCTCACACCAAGTCATGGTCCCTTTTGGAAGCCTGGCCTTCGTACCTGGCAGAGTCAAGCACACAAACGAGATCCTCTGTCTGCTGGGTGACAACTGGTTTGTCGAGAGATCTGCCAAGCAGGCCGCCAAGATTGTGGAGCGGAGGATACAAGGTAACCCCCCAGATCATCTGAATCCCAAGAGTCCCAATCTAATTAAACCAACTGCTCATTACTTTGAACTTAGGCTGCAATGAATCTCTGAAAAGGTTTGACGCTGAGCTGAAATCGGTGAACAGCTGGTGTGATCAGGCCAACAAGTACAAAAAGGACCTCAATCAGGGACTCAACATATTGGAGACAGAGGAAGAGGACGAACAATGGAGAGGtatgatttgttgttgttgctgtctaGACGTGGCAGTGAGTCACACTGATTATTTGCCTTGTCACAGAGGAGCACCGAAAGCGAGTCCGAGAATACAAGCAGAAGATGGCCGCACTGAAACAAGCATCAGCCGAGGAATCTCAAGAAAGGTCCGAAGAGGAGGAATTGTTTAGGAGGTTGGACGagctggaaatggaagaggagcTGCAAGACGAGCTGGCCAAGTACGATTTTGAACGTCTTTTAATCACTTTCTCTCTTAACGATTGCCAAATGAATCTTGTTTCTGCGTGACTTTATATCAAGGTTAGGTGTGGGAAATGGCGATATCGACTGGGGGGATGAGttggtagaagaagaagaagaagaagaagacgaagccaTTAGCGTCGAAGAaccaccagaagaagaagaaccacaggaagaagaaaataaaaagaagagcgtGAGATGGTCAGAGAGTCCTGACGCTGTCAAACAGTTTCGGCGTGACGAGCTGATCCTTCCTGGTGCCGCCCACGACGGCCACGAAGAGGACAAGAACCAAGACACGTTGAAAATCACCTTTAAACATTCGcccgtgtcgtcgtcgtcagcaGCGGCCAGttcaaacaagagaaaagCCAAGTTTGCCTCTTTTATCGCCGAGGCCgatccgtcgtcgtcgtcgtcgtcgtcgtcggtggtGTCCAGTCCGTCTGAAATCTTTCGCAAGTTTAGGAGCCACACGACGGAGCCTTCCGGTGGGGagccgagcagcagcagcagcagcgagccCAAATCGATattgaaagtgaaaaaatcgACGACGCCGGTGATTGAGATTGTGCAGAGACAGAAACAAAAGCAGAAGCTGCTGGAGGAGGGACCAGACGCGAGCGGTCCAGCTGCAGATCCAGATCGGTCGAGCcttttacaacaacaacaaataacgGCCGTTGGTGATGAGGTCAAGGAGAGAGGAGAAACAGCATCCTCACAAgtcggagcagcagcagaaggaggaggagacgAATCTGTCAACACCCACCGACCCGTCAGTCGCTTCAGGGCCGCCCGGATGGGCAAGAAACTCTGAGATGggcaagaaacaacaacatatcTCTGTgccctcgaaaaaaaaaacacaataataATCACACAATCTACGCCGCCATCTAACGGATAAATGACGGATGTCTGTTGTTGTGTTATTGCGGATGCAGTCGActactttttttctatctcgGCGGGCGACGAGTGAGTGATGGCGTGAAAGATgaacaaagaaaatgtttgcggAATCTTTGCTTGTTTTGTTGTACCAAATTGTATTGAGTGCCGAAGTGAATCGGTACAGCAACGCGTTCAGAAGATCAACCAAAATAGAttcatttttcacatttcccacgaatctttttttccttcctccaatcaaaaaatagagataacaaaatcttgtttttcttgcaatcggttggtggcttttttttttcttagatgACGTTAAATATTAGAATACGtgataaaaggagagagatagGGGGACTGACTTGTCATTGGAGAGAGTATATAAATTCAGAGAGGCTCGCACAAAAGGAGATGATGAACAAGGAAATGAAAAGCTCGCACAGAAAAGTAAATTTAGAGAAATCATAAAgaattatataatatataacaCATCAGCTAAAAAGGCTGTACGCGATGATGCCCATCACTGAGGGCTTACACTTTCGGGGGCGaatcaaaaattgaaagaggaccaaacatttaaaaaataaaaagagccaaacaagaaatttccctttttgacATGATCATATATAAACGCACCAATttagttatatatatatatataaataaaatatttataactGCAAAACAGCTGCCGCTGGTAGGAAAAATGGATTTGATAATAAGAAATGACgagatttttctgttttttggtGATACACAAAAAAAGTAGGGCGGGAAGAAGTATAGTTGTCTGGGCTAGTTCTCACATTATTAGCGACGGACAAGCTGGACTAGCGGTGGCAtccaaccaaaataaataagaattcTCTTCTTGACGCAATTCAACGGAATTGATCGGCCAATTCGAGGAAGTTGGCCGGTGCTTGACGTGTCGAATGATATCGAGTGCAGAAAAAGAGATTGGCGTTGCGGTTGGGATTGGCGGCCGATGACGTCATCGACGACGATGGATGTTGTTGTGGTGGTCGGATGCAGAAGAAAGACTGGGCATTCGAGGGAATTGGAGTGGACTGTTGTCCACCTCCTGACTGATGTTGTTCCCTCGGCCCATCTTGTCACCAGGCGTCCGTGTAGCGGACGTCGCATTCTTGAAGGGACGGCAGTTTCTGCTTCAACTTCTCGAATGTCGACACGGACAGGGTCGTGCTGTTCAAATTCAACTTGCGCAAACTCTTCATGCCTTTTTCGGTGGAcaattggaaataaaaattaagaaatactATACGACTAGTGAAATTCACGAATTATTGACGACTTACTGGCCAGACATGCGAGGCCTTTGTCGGTGACGGGCGTCTcgcacaggttgagcacctgCAATTTGTGGAGGTGTTCGCTAATCAGCTGAAGGCCAGCATCACCAAActgtaaataaaatcaattgttGCGGCCGTCTGGATCAATTTGGAAAACGAAGGTGTTGGTGTGATTAAAACGTTACCTGGGTGGACCAGAGATTGAGGTAACGCAACGACGGCAATTTGATGAGATGCTGGGCGCAGGCGCTAGTCACCTGAGTGAAGGCCAAACTCAGACATTCGAGGTTACCCAGCGAGCCGCAATTGAGAAGCAATTTCGATAAATCCTCGTCCGTCGATCGGTTGGGTAATGTCAACTTTTTCGGTCCACCTTTTTGTTGCTATTTGTCATTgccaaaagttgaaaaataaataaataacaaacatttgaatatttaaaattaccaATTCTTTCAAGTGAAGTTGGCGATCGCAGAGTTCGAAATAGAGTCGCCGGCCGGACTCGGTGCTCTGCAATGTCGTGGCAATTTGAAGCGGAAGCGAATTGCGTTCTTCGGCACCGCATCCGCCAGATGGATGGCTGGAATTATTCTCGTCGGCGACTTCAAGTAGATTCCATTCGAGCATGAGGCACAGGGTTTCCTGGGCAGACGAGTGATCCCTGAGGGCCAGCAATTGGCAAGCGCCCACCAATTTCGTCATCGAAGCCAAAAATGCTTTGCGGCGACAACAGCAGTTCAGCAACGTCTTCAACtgtcaaaatggaaaaaaagaatttttcatcatttcccgAATCGTCAAAATGGTTGTCGTATTTATTTCTAATTGGTTACGATGGAAGCCCAAAGGGATCCGTCGTCGGAGCAGGCGGCGGATGAAGGACAAATGACGTGGAACCAGCCTTCTTTGCCCTCGCGGATGCCCAGCACGCACTGATGGACGGCACATCGAGGGTCGTTACCTATGGCCCCGACCACAATCCCCATTCCCCTGTGACGTTGGCAAATccaattacaaatttaaattatttgtccCCAATTTCTAAAAGGGGGAAACAATTCGAGATGGGAAACTTTTACTTGATGAAAACGTCGTCCACCAGGGCTTCGTCCGGGAACGGAACCGGCTGCAACAGTTGGGCTAATCCGGGACGCCAGTCTTCAAACTCGCAACTAAATGACGTCAATTGCCATAAAGAAAACGTCGTAACAAAAGCTGAAAAAGGTTTTTCATAAGgacaataaaatatttagaaaatggGCAACTGACGCAGTCTTGATGATGGCCAGGTAACACTGCATATCccagatgttgttgttgttgctgctgctgctgctgccaatgTTGCTGGTtttattgttaattttctGGCGATGGTCTTGGCTGCTGGCGGATGACGTTGGTCGCTCATCCGGGAGAACGGGCGACGATTGCGTCATTTTGTCTTCATTGTGATCGACGGGATGATTGGCTTGGATATTGACCCAGTCGGATGGATGGCGCTGACGTCGGCGTCGATACTCGTAAATGCTGAAAACGGCGGCCAAACAAACGGCCACCAAATTGGGAAGGACTCGAGGATGGGGGCAGGCGCTTCCTTCGCCGTGGGCGCTGTCAAATCAAATGCAAATCATCGAATTTATTATAAGGATTCATAATtcgaatgaaaaacaaaatttcgtgTGACGCACTTGCGAACAAAGTCGCGGACGGCTTGTGGGCCGTCGTTGTGGGCGTAGAGGACCCGGATGTAGTCGTGAACGAATCGGCGCATAAACGGATTTTTCCCGAAATCCTGCGtcaaaatggaattaataaatttgaataaaattaaaaactggCTAAAAAAAGGGATTTAGAAATGACTGACGACGTTGTGTTTGAGGATGCGATGGACGACGGAAGTGAACAATCCGCGAACGAGCGAGGACCTCGGGTGGAGTCGACAGTGTCGGCTGAAGGCTGTGCACATTTCCCGCGATGGCGGTTGGCGTTCCAGCAGAGGCGACAAGGTCAACAGCAAATCCTCTAGGACCGTTTGAGAATAATAACAGCCGCCGGGCATGCCGATGCAGACACGACTTTGCTGATGATGTGCAGATTTTTCTTCCTATATTAAACCGCGAGCGGAGGAAaagatcaaaacattttcatctttttttttcttttcatttttatcgcTTTTCTATGGAaaaagcatttgaaggttGCGCCCATTGACGTCATTGGCCGCGCTATATATATTTTGATATGTATGAGCGGTGGCACTCACGCTGACGGTGGAGAGCAGCGACGAAATGACTTGGAATGGCGCCTGAGCGATGCAGTGATCCTGTAACGGGGTAGAAGTCGCCAATTCCACCATGCTCTAATTGACAaaatggaagggaaaaaaacacattgtCATGTCCTGTTGGGCATTATCTTCTCTCTACAATAATTGTAATACCTTGACTTCTTTAAGTAACACTTCCTGTCTGGTTGTCCTTCGCGTAATTTGATGGTACCGAAacagatttttctttaataaaaaagataaagacattaaagaaaaaaataatttctcatTAAGAAAACGTATTAAAAATAAGCTGCTGGGAAATACCTTCCAAATGATGGAGTGGTACCACTGATCGCGCACGTAAGCGTTGTTGGCctggataaaagaaaaaggaaaaaaatcattagaaTTTAGATTGGGGCGGGCTGGTGGAGAGagagttgaaaattgttgggGATATTACACACGTAAAGGAGGGCTGGAAGGAAATTATTGAtccgacatctttttttttattatttttattttttatttatttatttattccggTCGCCCTGCAAAGGGATTGTAAAATGGGCGTGTGTTTGAAAATCACAAACTGGTCGCCAAAGTACCGAAAAAACTAAATCGATCCGGGCCGTTTATTTTACCCCGGTGGATTCCATCGGAAATCGATATCCTCCCCAACGTTCGACCTTTCCACACACGCAGACACTCACGTAACATTTCATTTGTGAGCTCGGGGTAGTTGTTGATTGACAAGTCGGACACAGTAACAAATCATTTCCAAGGAAAAGGCAAATTGAATTTGCGGTGGTGGACGAAATGTGAAACGTGCCCACGGGTTTCTCActcacgaaataaaaaaaaaaaagatttgtcgTCCGTCGTGATATGAAAAGGGGAGCAGCTCAACTTTGGTTCCTCTCTGACGTCAATGCATCT comes from Daphnia pulicaria isolate SC F1-1A chromosome 11, SC_F0-13Bv2, whole genome shotgun sequence and encodes:
- the LOC124315868 gene encoding C-Maf-inducing protein-like; translated protein: MKCCDLLVSASRLLLTPSQDSTAIMSSSSSTPPTTAKESIKSQQSTIWLNQPTSTMKRRSQTLPDLYSNGNNNTTASAAALERRLSSHGGVTPTHRRRRRKDVVATAGSTQEQVMEKDESSAGTIISDVVVDGPTAVAQGTSFISDKGPVVKQEQQIPQVHCSFIGGSRRDELKKVAATTTKSLDLFIRSGRHSSWSSKTSLLSIHRCYSQSALVLTGHNPETVLVRSSSSASTGDDGGLVDFVTLMDDDKRSGSSSSETVHHHPASSTGRRLLGTCNSAPTTPHLQPRCHQQQLRNSKSSYGFNDPVAVVAASATMAVEDQTTTNSPTTHNGQDPKSCSSLVVPPHSSETPAESFPGPPPVLHRRFLKLLSEGDIQLCRVTHSGTVIGKILSSKFLRRWETHHLYLNDAQISSKTPSGFMEESTPYSSMKEISLVVSSSSSLTSSGYLWDRSYSDAAVGPATVETQNSLLTAANNSPQHCLIRIVLPEGCLLLQANNAYVRDQWYHSIIWKKNLFRYHQITRRTTRQEVLLKEVKSMVELATSTPLQDHCIAQAPFQVISSLLSTVSEEKSAHHQQSRVCIGMPGGCYYSQTVLEDLLLTLSPLLERQPPSREMCTAFSRHCRLHPRSSLVRGLFTSVVHRILKHNVDFGKNPFMRRFVHDYIRVLYAHNDGPQAVRDFVRNAHGEGSACPHPRVLPNLVAVCLAAVFSIYEYRRRRQRHPSDWVNIQANHPVDHNEDKMTQSSPVLPDERPTSSASSQDHRQKINNKTSNIGSSSSSNNNNIWDMQCYLAIIKTACEFEDWRPGLAQLLQPVPFPDEALVDDVFIKGMGIVVGAIGNDPRCAVHQCVLGIREGKEGWFHVICPSSAACSDDGSLWASILKTLLNCCCRRKAFLASMTKLVGACQLLALRDHSSAQETLCLMLEWNLLEVADENNSSHPSGGCGAEERNSLPLQIATTLQSTESGRRLYFELCDRQLHLKELQQKGGPKKLTLPNRSTDEDLSKLLLNCGSLGNLECLSLAFTQVTSACAQHLIKLPSLRYLNLWSTQFGDAGLQLISEHLHKLQVLNLCETPVTDKGLACLASMKSLRKLNLNSTTLSVSTFEKLKQKLPSLQECDVRYTDAW
- the LOC124315907 gene encoding unconventional prefoldin RPB5 interactor-like; this translates as MATADDVQVSPVTSGSSNPLVQLLQHQTKAADIVKEKVKKLTKFKEDYEALKARLESLPDKVSHQVMVPFGSLAFVPGRVKHTNEILCLLGDNWFVERSAKQAAKIVERRIQGCNESLKRFDAELKSVNSWCDQANKYKKDLNQGLNILETEEEDEQWREEHRKRVREYKQKMAALKQASAEESQERSEEEELFRRLDELEMEEELQDELAKLGVGNGDIDWGDELVEEEEEEEDEAISVEEPPEEEEPQEEENKKKSVRWSESPDAVKQFRRDELILPGAAHDGHEEDKNQDTLKITFKHSPVSSSSAAASSNKRKAKFASFIAEADPSSSSSSSSVVSSPSEIFRKFRSHTTEPSGGEPSSSSSSEPKSILKVKKSTTPVIEIVQRQKQKQKLLEEGPDASGPAADPDRSSLLQQQQITAVGDEVKERGETASSQVGAAAEGGGDESVNTHRPVSRFRAARMGKKL